In the Desulfuromonas sp. DDH964 genome, AGGAGAAAATCGAGCAGCTGGTCGATATCCGCGAAGGGCGCGATATCGCCCAGCGGGTTCTTCATGAACAGGCAGACGGCAAGCTGCTTTCGCCAGAAGCAATGCAACTTTATTTCTCCTATTACTTTTATCGCCGCGCGGAAGAGATGGTCTATAAGGTGAGTGCGCGGGAGGCCGGTCGCGCCGACAGCTTACTGAGTCTGCTCGGCGACAATCACAACAATGTTGGCGTGACTCAGGGGCTGGCGCTGCGGCAATCGTTCAAGACTGCCGGAAGGATTTTCAAGGCCATCGATGCGCCGACTGAGGCTGTCATTGTTCCCTACGGCAAAGGGGAGGAACTTATCGCCGATTTGTGTGCCGAGCGCGATCCCTGTCAAGTGCGGAGGCTGCTGCATGAGGCGCAGCAGTATAGTGTCAATGTTTTTCCGAACGTTTGGAGAAAATTGATGGAAAAGGGCGCCGTTGTGCCGGTGCACGGCGGAATTTTCCACTATGTCGATGAGCGCTATTACAGCAAGGAATTTGGGTTGTCGACGGAACCCGTCACAGAGTTTAAGCCGCAGATTGGCTAGAAAGGGGGATTCATGAAGAACAGCATCAGTTTCAAAGTGTGGGGGCGGTATGCGCTTTTTACCGACCCGGTGACCAAGGTCGGGGGAGAGAAGTGCTCCTATCATGTGCCGACCTACGAAGCGATCAAGGGGGTGCTTAAATCAATCTACTGGAAACCGACGCTGATATGGCATGTCGACAAGGTGAGGGTGATGAAGCCGATTCGGACTCAAACCAAGGGGACGAAGCCGCTGGTCTGGAGTGGGGGGAACAGCCTGGCGATTTACACCTTTCTGCACGATGTCGAGTATCAGGTGGCGGCGCATTTCGAGTGGAACGAGCACCAGCCAGCTTTGGAGAAAGATCGTATCGAGGGCAAACATTTCAACATTGCCAAGCGCGTGCTGGAGAAAGGTGGGCGGCAGGACATCTTTCTCGGCACACGTGATTGTCAGGGATATGTTGAACCTTGCGAGTTTGGTGCGGGGGAAGGGGCTTACGACAAAATCGATGAACTCGGCTTCGGGTTGATGTTCCATGGCTTCGATTACCCCGATGAGACTGGGGAAAACGAACTACGCAGCCGTTTCTGGCGGGCGACGATGCGCAAGGGGGTTCTCGATTTTCCGCGCCCGGGAAAATGTGATGCCAACCGGTTCATCCGTAAGATGCTTCCGAAGCAATTTGGGCTGGGTGAAAATGTTCTGGACGTGGAGCAGGAGGAGGCGTTGCTATGAGCTGGCTTGCGAAGCTATACGAGACCTATGAAGCCGGGGTTGCTCTTGATCTTCCCGAAGATCAAAGGCTGATGCCGGTCAGCCACACTCTCCAGAATGCGCACATTAAAATCGTCATTGACGGTGCCGGAAATTTTCTAAGAGCAGAGGTGCTGGAAAAGACCCAGGTAGTTCTACCGGCTACAGAAAAATCAGCTGGTCGTAGCAGTGGTGAAGCACCGCACCCTCTGGCAGATAAGCTGCAATATGTGGCCAAGGATTACCCTGATTATGGGGGGCGAAAGAAGACATATTTTGTTTCTTATGCAGAGCAGCTTAAACAGTGGTGTGAGTCTCCCTACGCCCATGCGAAAGCCGTTGCAGTTTACCGCTATATTCAAAAAGGACGAGTGGTAGCCGACCTGATCCGATCGCATGTATTGCATATAGGAAATGAGGGAAATCTCATGGCTTATTGGCCAAGTTCGAATGATCCCGCTCCGCCGATATTCAAAGTTCTACCGACTTT is a window encoding:
- the cas5c gene encoding type I-C CRISPR-associated protein Cas5c; this encodes MKNSISFKVWGRYALFTDPVTKVGGEKCSYHVPTYEAIKGVLKSIYWKPTLIWHVDKVRVMKPIRTQTKGTKPLVWSGGNSLAIYTFLHDVEYQVAAHFEWNEHQPALEKDRIEGKHFNIAKRVLEKGGRQDIFLGTRDCQGYVEPCEFGAGEGAYDKIDELGFGLMFHGFDYPDETGENELRSRFWRATMRKGVLDFPRPGKCDANRFIRKMLPKQFGLGENVLDVEQEEALL